One Pseudoliparis swirei isolate HS2019 ecotype Mariana Trench chromosome 4, NWPU_hadal_v1, whole genome shotgun sequence genomic window carries:
- the samd4a gene encoding protein Smaug homolog 1 isoform X3 produces the protein MRLLPRILAHTIEHGRHLEESRQLLSYALIHPATSLEDRSALALWLNHLEERAAARGDSLERPPPSGPHHHQHHRSTPPSTLSSSGSSSSSTGTSLSGNPFSLHRHQRYGSDDRLDGWQSSRDSGLGGGWQHGGENGHLLLYPSASVPATINAVGTGAGGSTALSSGQQHSPLKRSVSLTPPMSGPSSQPPGPVWLSQEDLRSARGPAPDHAPLSPQSSIASSGSGGSEHLEEAGSGGGSGRGSGLHRSSFHDDGSGMRDVPAWLKSLRLHKYAALFSTMTYDEMMSLTEEQLEKVTKGARHKIVISILKLKERQNLLRSLEKDVLEGSNLRAPLQELHQIVLTPIKAFLGGEDASPQRPLLGLEGKSAAPGAHLSGVGGGEAESGTSVIAEGDLPGQFTRVMGKVCTQLLVSRADEDNISSYLQLIDRCLIHESFTEMQKKRLLSWKQQVQRLFRSIPRKTLLDLAGYRLQRSRFGQSNSLPTAGCVGGGVSARRSLRQFQMPSRSLPGARPLLGSGGLLGPPPRSSSSTPTGPKQGRQGLWFANPGGSNSMPSRSHSSVQRTRSLPVHATPQTMLMFQQADLQLPVTEPDINNRLESLCLSMTEHALGDGADRTSTI, from the exons ATGCGGCTGCTGCCGCGCATCCTGGCCCACACCATCGAGCACGGGCGCCACCTGGAGGAGTCCCGCCAGCTGCTCTCCTACGCCCTCATCCACCCCGCCACCTCGCTGGAGGACCGCTCCGCCCTGGCGCTGTGGCTCAACCACCTGGAGGAGAGGGCGGCCGCCCGGGGGGACTCGCTGGAGAGGCCCCCGCCCTCCGGGccgcaccaccaccagcaccaccggTCCACGCCTCCGTCCACGCTCTCCTCctcgggctcctcctcctcctccaccggcaCCTCGCTGTCGGGCAACCCCTTCTCCCTGCACCGGCACCAGCGCTACGGCTCCGACGACCGGCTGGACGGCTGGCAGAGCTCCCGGGACTCGGGCCTGGGCGGCGGCTGGCAGCACGGCGGCGAGAACGGgcacctcctcctctacccCTCGGCCTCCGTGCCGGCGACCATCAACGCCGTGGGGACCGGCGCCGGCGGCAGCACCG CCCTGAGCAGCGGGCAGCAGCACAGCCCCCTGAAGCGCTCCGTGTCCCTCACGCCCCCCATGAGCGGCCCCAGCAGCCAGCCGCCGGGCCCCGTGTGGCTGTCCCAGGAGGACCTGCGGAGCgccagaggccccgcccccgaccACGCGCCGCTCTCCCCCCAGAGCAGCATCGCCTCCTCTGGCAGCGGCGGCAGCGAGCACCTGGAGGAGGCCGGCTCGGGAGGAGGCTCGGGTCGAGGCTCGGGTCTCCATCGCAGCTCCTTCCACGACGACGGCAGCGGCATGAGGG ATGTTCCCGCCTGGCTGAAGAGTCTCCGCCTCCATAAGTACGCCGCTCTCTTCTCCACCATGACCTACGATGAGATGATGTCGCTGACTGAAGAACAGCTAGAG AAGGTCACCAAAGGAGCGCGGCACAAGATAGTGATCAGCATTCTCAAGCTGAAGGAGCGGCAGAACCTGCTGCGCAGCCTGGAGAAG gaCGTGTTGGAGGGCAGTAACCTGCGGGCCCCGCTGCAGGAGCTCCACCAGATCGTCCTGACCCCCATCAAGGCGTTCCTGGGCGGCGAGGACGCCTCCccgcagcgccccctgctgggcctCGAGGGCAAGAGCGCGGCGCCCGGAGCCCACTTGTCCGGGGTGGGCGGCGGGGAGGCGGAGTCGGGCACGAGCGTCATCGCAGAGGGGGATCTGCCCGGCCAGTTCACTCGCGTCATGGGCAAAG TCTGCACACAGCTGCTGGTGAGCCGCGCCGACGAGGACAACATCAGCTCCTACCTGCAGCTCATCGACAGGTGCCTGATCCACGAG TCCTTCACTGAGATGCAGAAGAAGAGGctgttgtcatggaaacaaCAGGTGCAGAGGCTGTTCCGTTCCATTCCAAGGAAAACCCTCCTCGACCTCGCAGGGTACCGATTACAGAGgag CCGCTTCGGCCAGTCCAACTCCCTCCCCACCGCTGGCTGTGTCGGGGGCGGCGTGTCGGCCCGGAGGAGCCTCCGCCAGTTCCAGATGCCCTCCAGGAGTCTGCCCGGCGCCCGGCCCCTGCTGGGCAGCGGGGGCCTACTGGGACCCCCGCCGCGCAGCTCCAGCAGCACGCCCACCGGCCCCAAGCAGGGCAGGCAG GGCCTGTGGTTCGCTAACCCCGGGGGGAGCAACAGCATGCCGAGCCGGAGCCACAGCTCGGTGCAGAGGACCCGCTCGCTGCCGGTCCACGCCACGCCGCAGACCATGCTCATGTTCCAGCAGGCCG ATCTCCAGCTCCCGGTGACGGAGCCGGACATCAACAACCGCCTCGAGTCGCTGTGCCTGAGTATGACGGAGCACGCCTTGGGAG acGGTGCCGACCGCACGTCCACCATATGA
- the samd4a gene encoding protein Smaug homolog 1 isoform X2: protein MMFRDQVGVLASWFKGWNECEQTVALLSLLKRASRTQARFLQLCLEHSLAECSELQALEAEANDPALISHWQAESKERVIALVLAHLPLLKPGNAEAKGEYMRLLPRILAHTIEHGRHLEESRQLLSYALIHPATSLEDRSALALWLNHLEERAAARGDSLERPPPSGPHHHQHHRSTPPSTLSSSGSSSSSTGTSLSGNPFSLHRHQRYGSDDRLDGWQSSRDSGLGGGWQHGGENGHLLLYPSASVPATINAVGTGAGGSTALSSGQQHSPLKRSVSLTPPMSGPSSQPPGPVWLSQEDLRSARGPAPDHAPLSPQSSIASSGSGGSEHLEEAGSGGGSGRGSGLHRSSFHDDGSGMRDVPAWLKSLRLHKYAALFSTMTYDEMMSLTEEQLEVTKGARHKIVISILKLKERQNLLRSLEKDVLEGSNLRAPLQELHQIVLTPIKAFLGGEDASPQRPLLGLEGKSAAPGAHLSGVGGGEAESGTSVIAEGDLPGQFTRVMGKVCTQLLVSRADEDNISSYLQLIDRCLIHESFTEMQKKRLLSWKQQVQRLFRSIPRKTLLDLAGYRLQRSRFGQSNSLPTAGCVGGGVSARRSLRQFQMPSRSLPGARPLLGSGGLLGPPPRSSSSTPTGPKQGRQGLWFANPGGSNSMPSRSHSSVQRTRSLPVHATPQTMLMFQQADLQLPVTEPDINNRLESLCLSMTEHALGDGADRTSTI, encoded by the exons atGATGTTTCGCGACCAGGTGGGCGTGCTGGCCAGCTGGTTCAAGGGCTGGAACGAGTGCGAGCAGACGGTGGCTCTGCTGTCGCTGCTGAAGCGGGCGAGCCGGACCCAGGCCCGCTTCCTGCAGCTGTGCCTGGAGCACTCCCTGGCCGAGTGCAgcgagctgcaggcgctggagGCCGAGGCCAACGACCCAG CGCTGATCAGCCACTGGCAGGCGGAGTCTAAGGAGCGCGTCATCGCTCTGGTGCTCGCCCACCTGCCGCTGCTCAAACCCGGCAACGCGGAGGCCAAAGGCGAGTACATGCGGCTGCTGCCGCGCATCCTGGCCCACACCATCGAGCACGGGCGCCACCTGGAGGAGTCCCGCCAGCTGCTCTCCTACGCCCTCATCCACCCCGCCACCTCGCTGGAGGACCGCTCCGCCCTGGCGCTGTGGCTCAACCACCTGGAGGAGAGGGCGGCCGCCCGGGGGGACTCGCTGGAGAGGCCCCCGCCCTCCGGGccgcaccaccaccagcaccaccggTCCACGCCTCCGTCCACGCTCTCCTCctcgggctcctcctcctcctccaccggcaCCTCGCTGTCGGGCAACCCCTTCTCCCTGCACCGGCACCAGCGCTACGGCTCCGACGACCGGCTGGACGGCTGGCAGAGCTCCCGGGACTCGGGCCTGGGCGGCGGCTGGCAGCACGGCGGCGAGAACGGgcacctcctcctctacccCTCGGCCTCCGTGCCGGCGACCATCAACGCCGTGGGGACCGGCGCCGGCGGCAGCACCG CCCTGAGCAGCGGGCAGCAGCACAGCCCCCTGAAGCGCTCCGTGTCCCTCACGCCCCCCATGAGCGGCCCCAGCAGCCAGCCGCCGGGCCCCGTGTGGCTGTCCCAGGAGGACCTGCGGAGCgccagaggccccgcccccgaccACGCGCCGCTCTCCCCCCAGAGCAGCATCGCCTCCTCTGGCAGCGGCGGCAGCGAGCACCTGGAGGAGGCCGGCTCGGGAGGAGGCTCGGGTCGAGGCTCGGGTCTCCATCGCAGCTCCTTCCACGACGACGGCAGCGGCATGAGGG ATGTTCCCGCCTGGCTGAAGAGTCTCCGCCTCCATAAGTACGCCGCTCTCTTCTCCACCATGACCTACGATGAGATGATGTCGCTGACTGAAGAACAGCTAGAG GTCACCAAAGGAGCGCGGCACAAGATAGTGATCAGCATTCTCAAGCTGAAGGAGCGGCAGAACCTGCTGCGCAGCCTGGAGAAG gaCGTGTTGGAGGGCAGTAACCTGCGGGCCCCGCTGCAGGAGCTCCACCAGATCGTCCTGACCCCCATCAAGGCGTTCCTGGGCGGCGAGGACGCCTCCccgcagcgccccctgctgggcctCGAGGGCAAGAGCGCGGCGCCCGGAGCCCACTTGTCCGGGGTGGGCGGCGGGGAGGCGGAGTCGGGCACGAGCGTCATCGCAGAGGGGGATCTGCCCGGCCAGTTCACTCGCGTCATGGGCAAAG TCTGCACACAGCTGCTGGTGAGCCGCGCCGACGAGGACAACATCAGCTCCTACCTGCAGCTCATCGACAGGTGCCTGATCCACGAG TCCTTCACTGAGATGCAGAAGAAGAGGctgttgtcatggaaacaaCAGGTGCAGAGGCTGTTCCGTTCCATTCCAAGGAAAACCCTCCTCGACCTCGCAGGGTACCGATTACAGAGgag CCGCTTCGGCCAGTCCAACTCCCTCCCCACCGCTGGCTGTGTCGGGGGCGGCGTGTCGGCCCGGAGGAGCCTCCGCCAGTTCCAGATGCCCTCCAGGAGTCTGCCCGGCGCCCGGCCCCTGCTGGGCAGCGGGGGCCTACTGGGACCCCCGCCGCGCAGCTCCAGCAGCACGCCCACCGGCCCCAAGCAGGGCAGGCAG GGCCTGTGGTTCGCTAACCCCGGGGGGAGCAACAGCATGCCGAGCCGGAGCCACAGCTCGGTGCAGAGGACCCGCTCGCTGCCGGTCCACGCCACGCCGCAGACCATGCTCATGTTCCAGCAGGCCG ATCTCCAGCTCCCGGTGACGGAGCCGGACATCAACAACCGCCTCGAGTCGCTGTGCCTGAGTATGACGGAGCACGCCTTGGGAG acGGTGCCGACCGCACGTCCACCATATGA
- the samd4a gene encoding protein Smaug homolog 1 isoform X1 gives MMFRDQVGVLASWFKGWNECEQTVALLSLLKRASRTQARFLQLCLEHSLAECSELQALEAEANDPALISHWQAESKERVIALVLAHLPLLKPGNAEAKGEYMRLLPRILAHTIEHGRHLEESRQLLSYALIHPATSLEDRSALALWLNHLEERAAARGDSLERPPPSGPHHHQHHRSTPPSTLSSSGSSSSSTGTSLSGNPFSLHRHQRYGSDDRLDGWQSSRDSGLGGGWQHGGENGHLLLYPSASVPATINAVGTGAGGSTALSSGQQHSPLKRSVSLTPPMSGPSSQPPGPVWLSQEDLRSARGPAPDHAPLSPQSSIASSGSGGSEHLEEAGSGGGSGRGSGLHRSSFHDDGSGMRDVPAWLKSLRLHKYAALFSTMTYDEMMSLTEEQLEKVTKGARHKIVISILKLKERQNLLRSLEKDVLEGSNLRAPLQELHQIVLTPIKAFLGGEDASPQRPLLGLEGKSAAPGAHLSGVGGGEAESGTSVIAEGDLPGQFTRVMGKVCTQLLVSRADEDNISSYLQLIDRCLIHESFTEMQKKRLLSWKQQVQRLFRSIPRKTLLDLAGYRLQRSRFGQSNSLPTAGCVGGGVSARRSLRQFQMPSRSLPGARPLLGSGGLLGPPPRSSSSTPTGPKQGRQGLWFANPGGSNSMPSRSHSSVQRTRSLPVHATPQTMLMFQQADLQLPVTEPDINNRLESLCLSMTEHALGDGADRTSTI, from the exons atGATGTTTCGCGACCAGGTGGGCGTGCTGGCCAGCTGGTTCAAGGGCTGGAACGAGTGCGAGCAGACGGTGGCTCTGCTGTCGCTGCTGAAGCGGGCGAGCCGGACCCAGGCCCGCTTCCTGCAGCTGTGCCTGGAGCACTCCCTGGCCGAGTGCAgcgagctgcaggcgctggagGCCGAGGCCAACGACCCAG CGCTGATCAGCCACTGGCAGGCGGAGTCTAAGGAGCGCGTCATCGCTCTGGTGCTCGCCCACCTGCCGCTGCTCAAACCCGGCAACGCGGAGGCCAAAGGCGAGTACATGCGGCTGCTGCCGCGCATCCTGGCCCACACCATCGAGCACGGGCGCCACCTGGAGGAGTCCCGCCAGCTGCTCTCCTACGCCCTCATCCACCCCGCCACCTCGCTGGAGGACCGCTCCGCCCTGGCGCTGTGGCTCAACCACCTGGAGGAGAGGGCGGCCGCCCGGGGGGACTCGCTGGAGAGGCCCCCGCCCTCCGGGccgcaccaccaccagcaccaccggTCCACGCCTCCGTCCACGCTCTCCTCctcgggctcctcctcctcctccaccggcaCCTCGCTGTCGGGCAACCCCTTCTCCCTGCACCGGCACCAGCGCTACGGCTCCGACGACCGGCTGGACGGCTGGCAGAGCTCCCGGGACTCGGGCCTGGGCGGCGGCTGGCAGCACGGCGGCGAGAACGGgcacctcctcctctacccCTCGGCCTCCGTGCCGGCGACCATCAACGCCGTGGGGACCGGCGCCGGCGGCAGCACCG CCCTGAGCAGCGGGCAGCAGCACAGCCCCCTGAAGCGCTCCGTGTCCCTCACGCCCCCCATGAGCGGCCCCAGCAGCCAGCCGCCGGGCCCCGTGTGGCTGTCCCAGGAGGACCTGCGGAGCgccagaggccccgcccccgaccACGCGCCGCTCTCCCCCCAGAGCAGCATCGCCTCCTCTGGCAGCGGCGGCAGCGAGCACCTGGAGGAGGCCGGCTCGGGAGGAGGCTCGGGTCGAGGCTCGGGTCTCCATCGCAGCTCCTTCCACGACGACGGCAGCGGCATGAGGG ATGTTCCCGCCTGGCTGAAGAGTCTCCGCCTCCATAAGTACGCCGCTCTCTTCTCCACCATGACCTACGATGAGATGATGTCGCTGACTGAAGAACAGCTAGAG AAGGTCACCAAAGGAGCGCGGCACAAGATAGTGATCAGCATTCTCAAGCTGAAGGAGCGGCAGAACCTGCTGCGCAGCCTGGAGAAG gaCGTGTTGGAGGGCAGTAACCTGCGGGCCCCGCTGCAGGAGCTCCACCAGATCGTCCTGACCCCCATCAAGGCGTTCCTGGGCGGCGAGGACGCCTCCccgcagcgccccctgctgggcctCGAGGGCAAGAGCGCGGCGCCCGGAGCCCACTTGTCCGGGGTGGGCGGCGGGGAGGCGGAGTCGGGCACGAGCGTCATCGCAGAGGGGGATCTGCCCGGCCAGTTCACTCGCGTCATGGGCAAAG TCTGCACACAGCTGCTGGTGAGCCGCGCCGACGAGGACAACATCAGCTCCTACCTGCAGCTCATCGACAGGTGCCTGATCCACGAG TCCTTCACTGAGATGCAGAAGAAGAGGctgttgtcatggaaacaaCAGGTGCAGAGGCTGTTCCGTTCCATTCCAAGGAAAACCCTCCTCGACCTCGCAGGGTACCGATTACAGAGgag CCGCTTCGGCCAGTCCAACTCCCTCCCCACCGCTGGCTGTGTCGGGGGCGGCGTGTCGGCCCGGAGGAGCCTCCGCCAGTTCCAGATGCCCTCCAGGAGTCTGCCCGGCGCCCGGCCCCTGCTGGGCAGCGGGGGCCTACTGGGACCCCCGCCGCGCAGCTCCAGCAGCACGCCCACCGGCCCCAAGCAGGGCAGGCAG GGCCTGTGGTTCGCTAACCCCGGGGGGAGCAACAGCATGCCGAGCCGGAGCCACAGCTCGGTGCAGAGGACCCGCTCGCTGCCGGTCCACGCCACGCCGCAGACCATGCTCATGTTCCAGCAGGCCG ATCTCCAGCTCCCGGTGACGGAGCCGGACATCAACAACCGCCTCGAGTCGCTGTGCCTGAGTATGACGGAGCACGCCTTGGGAG acGGTGCCGACCGCACGTCCACCATATGA